A single Bufo bufo chromosome 6, aBufBuf1.1, whole genome shotgun sequence DNA region contains:
- the ANKRD1 gene encoding ankyrin repeat domain-containing protein 1, whose translation MLMKVEDLVTGKKSTTKDTGDFVSGEHGEYETSVTLEKQDDLRTTSKSLIDQEEEEQARQKQLKAEIVKKKLDERPKLDSLEDLQAIIKLRKQKKCKKVRVLVVKEPEPEPVIEHVDEETFLKAALENKLPVVEKYLADGGDPNACDEYRRTALHRACSEGHLAIVEKLIEAGADLGFRDMLESSAIHWACRGGSVDVLKLLLNKGAKINAKDKLLSTPLHVAVRTGQYDCAEHLIACEADLNAKDREGDTPMHDAVRLNRYKMIRLLILYGANLSIKNCAGKTPMELVLQWQNGTKEIFSGLQDKSYKGSSDIQQF comes from the exons ATGTTGATGAAAGTAGAAGATCTG GTGACTGGAAAGAAAAGTACAACCAAAGACACTGGAGATTTTGTGTCTGGAGAACATGGAGAATATGAAACTTCTGTAACCTTAGAAAAGCAAGATGACTTGAGGACAACTTCCAAATCATTGATTGATCAAGAAGAGGAGGAACAAGCAAGACAGAAACAGCTTAAAGCTGAG ATCGTTAAGAAGAAACTAGATGAACGCCCAAAGCTTGATAGCTTGGAAGATCTGCAAGCTATAATAAAGctgagaaaacaaaaaaaatgcaaaaaagtaaGAGTGCTGGTGGTGAAGGAACCGGAACCAGAACCAGTG ATTGAACATGTGGATGAAGAGACATTCTTAAAAGCTGCCCTGGAAAACAAGCTGCCTGTAGTGGAGAAATACTTGGCTGATGGTGGTGATCCAAATGCCTGTGATGAG TACAGGCGCACGGCGCTGCACAGAGCATGCTCAGAAGGACACCTTGCCATTGTCGAGAAGCTAATTGAAGCTGGAGCAGATCTTGGATTCCGCGACATG CTTGAATCCTCAGCAATTCATTGGGCCTGCCGTGGTGGAAGTGTTGATGTTTTAAAATTACTGCTTAATAAAGGAGCAAAAATCAACGCCAAAGACAAG TTGTTGAGCACTCCCCTACACGTTGCGGTGAGAACAGGACAGTATGACTGCGCAGAACATCTCATTGCATGTGAAGCCGACCTAAATGCCAAAGATCGG gaaggagacacaCCAATGCATGACGCAGTGAGACTAAACCGCTACAAGATGATAAGACTCTTGATCCTGTATGGAGCCAACTTATCCATCAAAAATTGT GCGGGAAAGACACCGATGGAACTTGTTCTTCAGTGGCAGAATGGCACAAAAGAGATATTCAGTGGCCTCCAGGACAAGTCATACAAGGGCTCCTCCGATATACAGCAGTTCTGA